The genome window CAAAATGAATTCTGCGGAAGCCTGACCTTTGTTATCCATTAAAATCCCCCCATAAGAATTTCTGCACCGAATGTGGAAATGATATAAAAAATTCCAAATGATGCTGCAAGCAATGGCAGAGAGAACTTGAATCCCTTTTTAATATCACCATACATTATAATACTGATTATGAAACCAACTAAAAGGGAATGAATAATCAGATAAATTTCCCCCGCTATCGGAGCAGTTAGAATAATTTCCGAATCCATCCCATAGTTCTGCATGAAATCAGAATAGACACCAACCATACCAATCGCAAATGGAGTTGCAATAATTGCTGAGATAATCAGAAACATTACCGACATCATTACAGCAGACTTTCTCTCCCTTTTAAGTGCCATCAAATCCCTTAAGTCGTCAGAAACATCCAGCAATACTGTTGAAATACTTGATCCGCTTTTACGACCATCCAAAATAATTGCAAAAATTCTCTCCAATTCCTTGGATTTCAATCTTTTGCTCATTGCACGCCATGCCTCATCAAAATTGCGACCCATTCTAATTTCAATGATTGTTCTACGCATTTCATCGTACAATGGCCCACTTCCGTACTGCGACATATCCTCCATTGCGTTTTCGAAACTCAATCCAACCTGGAGCATGCTTGAAAGCTGCCTTAAAAAGTCAGGTGCTGTTTTTTCAATTTCCTGCGCTCGTCTTTCCTGCTGGACAATAACATATGTTAAAAGTCCCGGAATAATGAAAAAGGGCAATATCAACACGGATAACGGCAAGTTGAAAATCATTATTGTTAATGCCAAAGCAATTTCCAGTGTTAAAATGAAAATCATAATTATTGCCAAAACATTACTTGCTTCAGTAAAAATAGCCCCACTCAGCAAAAATTCCTGTAATTTTGATAAATATTTTTCTGGAACATTATTGTCTAAAAATACTGATAAATCATTGATTAATTTGAATTTCATAGAATAATATTATTTTTTAATGAATATAAAGTATTGGTTATTTGTTAAATCAATTTTATGGAGTTAAAACAATGATTATATCAATCTAAAGCCAAATGTAATATCCGAAATATTGCTTTTAAATCAAAATGCAAAAATTATCTCTTAAATATTTCGAAAAATGCCCTCATTGTAATCAGTACTGGATAAATTTCAAGCCTTCCGATCCACATGTTAAAAATGCCTATGACTTTAAGTGGAAGTTCCAGTGCCTGTGACATCTGCCCAATTTCCAAACCTACATTACCCTGCATGGAAATGGTGAAAAATAACGAATCAAAAGGGTCATGCCCATATAAACATAGCAATGCCCAGGTAATCAGTATGCACAGGAAATACAAAGTCATGAAGTTTCCGCTTTGTGCTGCCAAATCGTCAGTGAGTTTTTTATTGGAAACTTTAACCGAAACGATACTACCCTCAGGAGACCATATCTCACGTGAATTTTTATAGATTCCCTTAAAAAATGTGATAACCCTCATCAATTTAAGTGCACCCACAGTAGATCCAGTAGAACCACCAATAAGCATCAGACTAATTATGATAAATATTGCAA of Methanobrevibacter sp. contains these proteins:
- a CDS encoding type II secretion system F family protein is translated as MKFKLINDLSVFLDNNVPEKYLSKLQEFLLSGAIFTEASNVLAIIMIFILTLEIALALTIMIFNLPLSVLILPFFIIPGLLTYVIVQQERRAQEIEKTAPDFLRQLSSMLQVGLSFENAMEDMSQYGSGPLYDEMRRTIIEIRMGRNFDEAWRAMSKRLKSKELERIFAIILDGRKSGSSISTVLLDVSDDLRDLMALKRERKSAVMMSVMFLIISAIIATPFAIGMVGVYSDFMQNYGMDSEIILTAPIAGEIYLIIHSLLVGFIISIIMYGDIKKGFKFSLPLLAASFGIFYIISTFGAEILMGGF